Below is a genomic region from Rhodococcus sp. WMMA185.
GCCAACGTCGCCGGGCCTGTCGGTGCGAAACACTGTCTGACCGGCCTGGAGCGTGACCACATCTGCGTTGGAAGGCTCTTCGGTGGTGACATAGCGCTGCGACACGATCGGAACGTTGGTATCCACCTGTGCACTTCCTGCGAGAAGCGCCGCCGAGTCGAGCACGCTGCCCGTGCCTGAGGCAATCGTGGTTACTTCGAGGTCCAAGGGCGTCGTCTTCAACTTGCCTACGGTGTAGGTCGGAATGAGAATAGCGACGGCCAGTAGGAAGGCACCGAGGCCCACCAGAATGTATGCAAGTATCCGGCTCGGCCCTGAGCGCTCCGCCATGCTGACTCTCCTAACTCAAATCTGTCGACTGAGATTCCCCCACCGGCAGCAGGGCTGCGCGGATCGCATGGAGTCCACATCGACACCACGTGAGGCAAAACACTAACAGTCCCGAGCACTCATCTGCCCCATCGGATAGTAGTCGTATGGGCGGATTCACTGAGAAATGACGCGGCCGGAGTTTTTCGTCACAGCGTGGGCACCGGGCACACTATTGGTAATGAGTACATCGGTCACCACATCGGAAACGTCTGTGCCCGCCGCCACCGCTACTGCGGCGCCGGCCCCACGGGGCTTCATTCCCGCACTCGAGGGGCTGCGCGGTCTTGTCGCGCTCGGGGTGCTGGTGACGCACGTCGCGTTCCAAACCGGATTCACGCAGGTCCCCGTCGTGGGGCGATTGGTGGAACGACTCGACCTGTGTGTGGCGGTGTTCTTCGCATTGTCCGGATTCCTGTTGTGGCGCAGCCACGCTGGGGCGGCTCGCGGTATGGGTTCGGCGCAGGGAGCGGTCCGCTATTGGATCTCGCGTGTGACGCGCATTCTGCCGGCGTATTGGGTTGCGGTGGCGGTGGTACTGATGTTCCTGCCCGCAGCGGACGGGAGCTTTCGTACCTGGTGGGCGAATCTCGGTCTGGTCCAGGTCTTCGTGCCGCTCACGCTCACCAGCGGTCTTACCCAGATGTGGAGCCTGTCGGTCGAGGTGGCCTTCTATCTGGTGCTCCCGCTATTGGCATTCGCGCTGTTCCGGCTGAAGGGTTCCGCTGCGCGGCTGCGTATTCCAGTGATCCTCGCGATGGCCGCCGTGAGCCTCGTATGGGCGTTCTTACCCGTTCCTACCCCGAACGGAATAAACCACGAGAATTGGCTTCCCGGCTATCTGCCGTGGTTCGGAGCTGGCATGTTGCTGGCGGAGTTGTCGGTGAGCCGGCCGGGACGAATGCACCGATGGGCGCGGCATCGGGGGTGGATGTCGGTGGTCGCCGTGGTGGCATTTGCGCTCACCGCGACCGATCTCGGCGGGCCGGCTGGGCTGGTGCGGCTCGAGCCGTGGCAGTTCGCCACCAAGATCGTGCTCGGAGCGGTCATCAGTTTCACGCTCATGGCCCCGCTGGTGTTGTCAGACAGGTCGCAGCACCGCTTCCTCACGAGCCCAGTCGCGCTGGCCGTCGGCCGATGGTCGTACGGCATCTTCATCTGGCACCTCGCGGTGCTGTCGACGGTCTTTCAGGTGTTCGGGCTCGTCCCGTTCGCTGGAAACTTCGTCTACGCGTTGGTGCTCACCACCGTGTTGAGCATCGCGGTTGCGTCGGCGAGCTACGCACTGGTGGAAGAACCCGCACGCCGCGCCGTCAGGCGATGGGATAGCCGGCGCAGCGGCGTCGAACGCCCGAGCGGTAACACGGCCAGTCCCGTGGCGACCAAGGCAACCAGCAGCGGGAACTGAACGAAGAACGAGTGCCCGACGTATCCGTCTGGTGCGCGCCACGGGCCGGTGGACAGTATTGCCATGCCGAGCATCGCGGATGCGCCCGCGATGCCGACCAGAACCCGTGCCGTGGAGATGGTTCCGCGTAGATGGACGAGGCCGGCGACCAATGCGGTCATCACGATCGTCGTTGCCGCGCCGACCGGTCCGCTGATCACGGTGGCGGCGGCCAAGATTCCGAGCCAGCCGACCGATGCGCTGCCCCAGGTTCTGGGTGCCGCACCCGGGTCGCGCCTGCGGTCCCGACGACGCGGCCACAGTGCGGCGGCGATCAGTGGAACCAACAGCAGCAAGCCGCCGAAGATTCCCAGCCGGTACCAACGGTCGGTGGGGAAGTCGAGAGTCACCGTCCCTTCGGTTCCTGCGGGGACGACCCATCCCTGCTGCCATCCGTCCACGACGATCGGAGTCAGTTCGTTGCCGTCCGGGTCGGTTGCCACCCAGCCGATGTTGGTGCTCTCGGGTACGACGACCAGCCGTTCCGAATCCGAGTGCGGCACCGTCAGCTCTCGGTGGTTGTCGGTCCACGCGGTGGTTTCGACCCGCTCGGTCGGAACTGCAGTCTCCGCCGGTCCCGCGTTCAGGCGAAGGCTGTCGACGAAGAACGCCGACCCGGGATCCACCGTGACTTCCTGGGAGCCCGCGACCAATGTCACCGGGCCGGAAGAGTCACACACGGTCGCGGACACCGGGGCGCCGGAAAGAATCTGGTCGACAGTTGCAGTGATACTGGTGCGGACGGGTTGCCCGCCGATCGACACGACAGGCCCCTCGGTGCAGGGAACGGTCACCGTACGGGCGCCCGGGTCGTCGGTCGGTCCCGAACCGGGCAGCAGTGCGCCACCCTCGCCGAGCACCCCGACATCCGCGAGTCCAGCCGGCTGCGACTGACTGAACCCCAGAACGTTCCGGTCGACGATGTCATCCCAGGACACGAGACTGAGCACGATTCGGTCGGTCACCAGCGGTTCGAGGGCGACGGTCCCGTCGCCGGAGTCCACGTCGCGCACCTGTGGGCCGCTCCCCAGGTCGACGGCGACTCGGTGTGGAGCAGCGGGCACCGGGCCGAGGCTGGGTGTCAGTTGGAGGCCGGTTACGAGCGTGGGTTCGGGTAGGTCGATGACGAGAGTGGGCTTCGCGCCTGTGCCGTGTGTAGTGTCCAACGCCGACGACCAACTGGTGCGTATGTCGCCGTCTGTGGCAGCGAATGCGGAACCGCGGAGGTCGCCGATGTCGCTCGCTCCTTGTGCGGTGGGTCGATCCCGCTGGGTGAGCAACTCTTCCAGCGCAGCTCCGTGCCGTGCGCGCACCGTGAGTTGGGTTGTGACTTCGGTGGTTTCGGGGACGGTCAGCGTTCTCTCGAACACGCCGACCTCCTCGGGAGGCACGATAAGGGCGTTGCTGCACCGGATGCGGTCGGGGCCCTCGGCGCAGGCGTTTCGTCCCGGAAGTTCTTGGCTCAGGTCCCATCCCGATACAGACGCACCACTCGGCGTCGGCGGCAGTACCGTCTGATGCCGGATCGGGATGGTGACGGGCGCGTCAGGATTGGAGAAGTCCTCCACCGATAGCTCGCTGATACCGAACTGCGCCCCTGCAGAACCATTTTCGGTTCGGGTAGCGGTGATCCTCACCCACGGTGTGGGGCCGCCGGGTACGGATACGGTGATCGGCTCACCCGGGGCGTCGACCTTGACCGCGGTGGTGCCGTTGGGTGTCGACACCTCCATCCAACGGACGGGGACGCCGATCGCGGCCGGGCTTGTCGTGATGTGCAGCAGAGAGCTTCTGAGCGGGGTGTCGAAGTCGATCTGGAGCCACTGGCCGAGAGCTCGTTCGAGGACGTTGCTGAACCAACCCGTCGAGGGGTCGCCGTCGACGGCCGACGCGGCGCTACTCCCCGGGGAGGTGCCGCCCAGTTGGGTGGCGTCGGAGGCGGCGCTGGACACGGTCAGTCTCGCGCCCTCCCATCTCCCCTCCACCAGGGGTGTGTCAGCGACCGCATAGTCGGGCACGAGGTTGAAGGTGCGCCGAGGGTCGTCAGGACTGCGCAAGGCCGAACTGTGGTTGTCGACCTTCCCGTAGTCGGTTTCGCGGTCTCGGGGAGTGTCGGTGACGGTGACATCGTCGACAGCTAATCCGGCGCGCTGTGCGTCTGCGGCCAGCAATACCGGCCCGGCGCCGGGCAGGGCGCCGTTCTCCCGCAGACGCTGCAGCGACTCAGGTCCTCCCTGTACGCGCGGGATCGTGTCGAGGTCTGCCACGTACGGTCCGCTGGTCGTCGGAGCGCCGTCCGGCATCGACACTTCGAAGATCTCGATGGCCGGGTAGCGGGGCCTCAGGTCGTTGTCGATCACCAAGCCCTCGGTCTCGGCGGGCCCGATGTCCTCGCCGAACTCGGCGACCCGTGTGAATCCGGGAGAGCCGGCGATCGCTTGGTGAACCAGCATCGGTCGGGCCGATCTGGACGTGTCGGGGTCGAGATCGTTGCGGAGTACGAGGTAGTGGATGCCCTGCCCCAGCAGGGTCTGCGCCATGCCGTCCGAGGGTCGGCCGTCGGCGATGAGTCGCTGGATGGAGTCCATCGCCCGAATGGTTCCGGGTGGGGTGAGGGGGACGGCATCGCGCGAAGCCCAGGGTGTCGATGCCAGCGCCTGCAGGGGTTCGTCTCGGGTGAGGCCCCACACCTGGCTACCGAACGGTGCGCCGGGAACGACGAGAGCGCGTTCGGCGTCCGAGCCGTCCGGACTGGTGCCCCCGGCGTTCTCCTCTAGCCACGCTGCCGCCTGATGCCAATAGTCGGGTACCGCGGTGTAGGTGCCGCGCGGGGCGAGTTTGCCAGTCCATGCCAGCGACGTCGCCAGGGTGAGGGCAACCAGGACCAAGCTGGCGACCGCGACCATCGGTTCACGCTCGGGATGTGCGACCGCGCTGCGCCAGCGGGCGGAGGGGACCGAACCGGGCAGCGGTACCTTCGCCAGCAGATGAGCCAGTCCGAGGACGAGGGGCAGTCGGACGAGCGGTTCGAGTTTGTGCACGTTCCGCAGGGGTGCCCCGCTGGAATCGAGGAACAATCGCACCTGGTCGGCGAACGGAGAGCCCAGCTCGCCGACGTATCCGGCCGCGAGCCCCGCGACACCGACGAAGAGGATCAGTGCCAGGCGTCCGCGGGCGGGCATCGATCGCATGCACAGCCCGGCAAGACCCGCGGCGGCGATGAGGCCGGTCGCGGCGACGGCGGCGGGTTGGGTGACGAGGACGGCGCCGGCGATGCGCTCGGGGGAAACGAACGGAGTCCAGCTGTCGGTGCCGCGCAGGACCTCCGCGAGGGCCGTCCATTGCGTCGTCACGGAGGAGGACTCGATGTAATCGAGGAACGGGGGACTCACCTTGCCGAGCAGAAGTAGCGGAACAACCCACCAGGCGGTGGCGAGAACCAGGAAGGGGAGCCACCACGCGGTAAATGTCCACCAGCGACGGTTCGGGCGATGAGAGATCCACCACAGTCCGGCGACGAGGCATGCCGCCGCGGTTGCAACGGCGTTGACCGCGCCCATCAGGGCGACCGCGAGCGCCGACTGCGCCGCTAGTCTCGCGGGTGAGCGCAGGAGCGCGCCGCCACGAATGTCACTACCGGCTTGGCCGGTGCCAGTCGGGGCGAAGGCCAAGATGAGCGGTAGCAGCACCCACGGAGCCAGCATCATCGGGAGGGTTTCCGATGAGATCGAACCCAACGTTGTCAGGACGCGGGGAGAGAAGGCGAAAGCGACTGCCGCGATGATGCGAGAAGAGCGGCTACCGATGCCGAGAGCTTCGGCCACGCGGATGATGCCCCAGAAGCCGGCAACCAGCAGCAAGGCCCACCACAGGCGCTGCGTGATCCATGCAGGGACATTCAGGATGTCGCCGAGCGAGAAGAAGGTGCCGTGTGGGAAGAAGTATCCGTAGGCCTGGTTCTGGACCTGGCCCATGGGGGCCTGGCTACTCCACTGATGCGACGCCCGCTCGAGGAATCCGATCGGATTCTGGGAGAGGTCGTACTTGGTGTCGGCGGCGAGCCGGCGGGGGGCTTGGAGAAAGGTGAGAAGAAGGGCTACGACAGAGGCGCCGAACAGCCACCGTCGTGACAGAGGCTCCCCGGAGGGCGCCATGGAGGACATGGCCGCCGACTCGGGGGAAGTGCGGGAACTCGTGGAGCGTGCGCCCTCAGCGGCTGCCGTACTCAACCTGGTTCAGCAGTGAGGAATCCGCATTGCCACTGCGGTCGACCTCGGGACGCGTGTTTTGCTGCGCAGCTGCGGTGATGCCGAGTGTTGCCACAGTGCCGAGCGCAATGCCGATTACGGCGCTGACCGCACCGGGCACAAGGAACTTCTGCATCAGACATCTCCCACCGTTGTGTCATCGGAGCACACAGGGTGTTCCCGCGTGCGAACTGCAAGGGTCAAGGTATCACCCGGAGGCCAGAGAACTGCAGATTGGTGCCCGGTAGTGATGTCTCGTCGGTGCGCCGTTGTGCTCCGGTCGCTGCTCGAGGGCGAAGGCTCGTAGCAGGGTGCGCAGTTTTGTGCTCGTCTCCTCGAGCTCGGATTCCGGGTCGGACTCGGCGACGATCCCACCGCCAGCCGTCGCGATCGCTTCGCGGCCGTCTGCGGTGATCTCGGCGCATCGGATTGCCACCACCCAGTCGCCGTCG
It encodes:
- a CDS encoding alpha-(1->3)-arabinofuranosyltransferase; this translates as MSSMAPSGEPLSRRWLFGASVVALLLTFLQAPRRLAADTKYDLSQNPIGFLERASHQWSSQAPMGQVQNQAYGYFFPHGTFFSLGDILNVPAWITQRLWWALLLVAGFWGIIRVAEALGIGSRSSRIIAAVAFAFSPRVLTTLGSISSETLPMMLAPWVLLPLILAFAPTGTGQAGSDIRGGALLRSPARLAAQSALAVALMGAVNAVATAAACLVAGLWWISHRPNRRWWTFTAWWLPFLVLATAWWVVPLLLLGKVSPPFLDYIESSSVTTQWTALAEVLRGTDSWTPFVSPERIAGAVLVTQPAAVAATGLIAAAGLAGLCMRSMPARGRLALILFVGVAGLAAGYVGELGSPFADQVRLFLDSSGAPLRNVHKLEPLVRLPLVLGLAHLLAKVPLPGSVPSARWRSAVAHPEREPMVAVASLVLVALTLATSLAWTGKLAPRGTYTAVPDYWHQAAAWLEENAGGTSPDGSDAERALVVPGAPFGSQVWGLTRDEPLQALASTPWASRDAVPLTPPGTIRAMDSIQRLIADGRPSDGMAQTLLGQGIHYLVLRNDLDPDTSRSARPMLVHQAIAGSPGFTRVAEFGEDIGPAETEGLVIDNDLRPRYPAIEIFEVSMPDGAPTTSGPYVADLDTIPRVQGGPESLQRLRENGALPGAGPVLLAADAQRAGLAVDDVTVTDTPRDRETDYGKVDNHSSALRSPDDPRRTFNLVPDYAVADTPLVEGRWEGARLTVSSAASDATQLGGTSPGSSAASAVDGDPSTGWFSNVLERALGQWLQIDFDTPLRSSLLHITTSPAAIGVPVRWMEVSTPNGTTAVKVDAPGEPITVSVPGGPTPWVRITATRTENGSAGAQFGISELSVEDFSNPDAPVTIPIRHQTVLPPTPSGASVSGWDLSQELPGRNACAEGPDRIRCSNALIVPPEEVGVFERTLTVPETTEVTTQLTVRARHGAALEELLTQRDRPTAQGASDIGDLRGSAFAATDGDIRTSWSSALDTTHGTGAKPTLVIDLPEPTLVTGLQLTPSLGPVPAAPHRVAVDLGSGPQVRDVDSGDGTVALEPLVTDRIVLSLVSWDDIVDRNVLGFSQSQPAGLADVGVLGEGGALLPGSGPTDDPGARTVTVPCTEGPVVSIGGQPVRTSITATVDQILSGAPVSATVCDSSGPVTLVAGSQEVTVDPGSAFFVDSLRLNAGPAETAVPTERVETTAWTDNHRELTVPHSDSERLVVVPESTNIGWVATDPDGNELTPIVVDGWQQGWVVPAGTEGTVTLDFPTDRWYRLGIFGGLLLLVPLIAAALWPRRRDRRRDPGAAPRTWGSASVGWLGILAAATVISGPVGAATTIVMTALVAGLVHLRGTISTARVLVGIAGASAMLGMAILSTGPWRAPDGYVGHSFFVQFPLLVALVATGLAVLPLGRSTPLRRLSHRLTARRAGSSTSA
- a CDS encoding DUF2613 domain-containing protein — translated: MQKFLVPGAVSAVIGIALGTVATLGITAAAQQNTRPEVDRSGNADSSLLNQVEYGSR